The sequence CCTTTAGGAATAATCACAGAAAACATGAATGCTGTTGAAGGTGTATTTAAAAACGATGCAATCACAAATATTATTCATTCGGTACAAATGGAGGCAACTAATGCGGATATATCTTTATCCGCGCCATTATCAACATCAAGTAAAGTTCATAAAGGGATGCAAAAACGTAAGGATCTGTTTAAACTTTACAGATTCGACAATTTTTTGTATTGTATGGAATTTACCGGTCAAGAAATTCTTAATGTATTGGAATTTTCATATTGGCAATGGTTCAACCAGATGAAATCGAAAGATGATTATTTGATAAGATATAAAAACCCGAGCAAAAACCATTCTTTCAAAAAACATCCCACTACATTTACTCCGCCTTACAATTACGAATCTGCAAAAGGAATCAATTATATTGTTGATGTTTCAAAGCCCTTTGGAGAAAGAGTTAAGATTATTTCAATGGCTAACGGAGATAAATTCGATCTTGAAAAGAAGTATAAGGTAGCTGTGAATTCTTATCGGGGAACCGGTGGTGGCAAACATTTTACAGATGGAGCCGGATTAACTGCCGATGAGCTGAAAGACAGAATAATTTTTGTTTCCGAATATGATGTTAAGTATTATATTGGCGAATGGTTAAAAAAACATTCGCCGTATACTCCGAGCAAAGAAGAAAATTGGAAAATTGAACCGGAGAAATGGTTTAAAGCCGGATACAATCGCGAAAGAAATATGTTTAATCATTAATGAGCGATATTAAAGACACATATAAAACTTTAGCAAAAACATCAGAAGGATATTTTAGAGATAAAGGTAGTAAATTCTATGCTTTTGCTTATCCGGTAAATTCAGAAAAAGATATAAAGGATATTCTAAACGAATTAAAAAAACAATATTATGATGCTCGTCATCATTGTTATGCATACAGATTAGGAATTGAGAATGATGAGAGGTACCGTATAAATGAAGATGGAGAGCCATCCGGAAGTGCGGCAAAACCTATATACGGACAAATTTTATCTCACGAAATAACAAATGTACTAATTGTTGTTATCAGATATTTCGGCGGTATCAAACTTGGTGTTCCGGGATTAATAAATGCGTATAAAACAGCAAGTAAAGAAGCTATTGACAATAATGAAATTGTTGAAAGAATTTTATACGAAAATTGTAGAATCGAATATAAATATGACAATATCAACTCGGTAATGAGAATAATAAAAGATGAAGAATTAAATATTTCAAATCAAGAATATATTGATGATAAAATTATTACCACAATAGAAATCAGAAAGTCTAAAATTGGTAGTATAAAAGAAAAATTTTCGTCTATTTATAATGTTAATTTTTTTGATAATGACGATATTTCAGCATAAAGTTTTCTAAGTACATATTTTA is a genomic window of Bacteroidales bacterium containing:
- a CDS encoding YigZ family protein, translating into MSDIKDTYKTLAKTSEGYFRDKGSKFYAFAYPVNSEKDIKDILNELKKQYYDARHHCYAYRLGIENDERYRINEDGEPSGSAAKPIYGQILSHEITNVLIVVIRYFGGIKLGVPGLINAYKTASKEAIDNNEIVERILYENCRIEYKYDNINSVMRIIKDEELNISNQEYIDDKIITTIEIRKSKIGSIKEKFSSIYNVNFFDNDDISA